In the Anguilla anguilla isolate fAngAng1 chromosome 7, fAngAng1.pri, whole genome shotgun sequence genome, one interval contains:
- the cdpf1 gene encoding cysteine-rich DPF motif domain-containing protein 1, translated as MELGGTEGTPRGLFTCELCELTTPFTYYGQKPPNTRAIVLLEECYVMRDPFCPEKEKFLVLGSTCSLCRKTVCVSADCSLFYTKRFCLRCVREHLDQFPPQIQAELRKKKPTEKTSDLASS; from the exons ATGGAGCTGGGCGGTACGGAGGGGACCCCGCGTGGACTGTTCACTTGCGAGCTCTGTGAATTAACCACCCCTTTCACTTACTACGGACAAAAACCTCCAAATACCAGGGCTATTGT GCTTCTGGAGGAATGTTACGTGATGAGGGATCCGTTCTGTCCGGAGAAGGAAAAGTTCTTGGTTCTCGGATCAACTTGCAGTCTGTGTCGCAAGACCGTCTGCGTCAGTGCA GACTGCAGTCTGTTCTACACTAAACGCTTCTGTCTGCGCTGCGTGAGGGAGCATCTGGATCAGTTTCCTCCTCAGATACAGGCGGAGCTGAGGAAGAAGAAGCCGACAGAGAAGACGTCAGATCTCGCGTCTAGCTGA